A genomic stretch from Candidatus Methylomirabilota bacterium includes:
- a CDS encoding APC family permease: MRITLLKQLLVGPPMPLAQARHERLGKAVALAVFASDPLSSVAYATEEILLVLILAGSAALSYSLPVALGIAALLAVVVISYRQTVAAYPQGGGAYLVAKDNLAVLPALTAAAALLTDYVLTVSVSVVAGIAALTSAVPALLPYRVILSVLAVGGIALGNLRGVRESGRMFAAPTYVFVISILGMVGYGLVAAIFDWLPEAPYEPHPPGLEGVGLFLFLRAYAAGCTALTGVEAVSNGVPALKPPEGRNAQTVMTWLGVISITMFLGITYLAYDFGIIPGGDETVVSKIARRVFGTGVPYYAVQAATMLILLLAANTSYADFPRLSSILARDRFVPRQFANQGDRLVFSNGILILSGFAILLIAVFGGDTHALLPLYAIGVFISFTLSQGGMVRRWLRLREKGWRWRVWVNGVGAVVTGIVLLTLAVTKFGEGAWIVIVVIPILVVIFLVMHRHYEEVARELSLEGLEGPPQFQHTVLVLIGDVHRGVVRAVQYARTLAPTAAVRAVYVETDPARTARLEEKWSKWGLGVPLVVLASPYRSILRPLLDYVDQIQSRGDDQMVTIVLPEFLPRKWWQHLLHNQTALLVKGALLFRKNTVVADVPYLLRH, from the coding sequence ATGCGGATCACTCTCCTGAAACAGCTGCTGGTCGGGCCGCCCATGCCGCTCGCCCAGGCGCGGCACGAGCGGCTGGGCAAGGCGGTGGCGCTGGCCGTGTTCGCCTCCGACCCCTTGTCGTCGGTCGCCTACGCGACCGAAGAAATTCTCCTGGTCCTCATCCTCGCCGGCAGCGCGGCCCTCAGCTATTCGCTGCCTGTCGCGCTCGGCATCGCCGCGCTGCTGGCCGTGGTCGTCATCTCGTACCGCCAGACGGTCGCCGCCTACCCACAGGGGGGCGGCGCCTACCTGGTTGCGAAGGACAACCTCGCTGTGCTCCCGGCGCTCACCGCGGCTGCGGCCCTGCTGACCGACTACGTCCTGACGGTTTCTGTGTCAGTCGTGGCCGGAATCGCAGCGCTGACGTCGGCGGTGCCGGCGCTCCTTCCCTATCGGGTGATCCTGAGTGTCCTCGCCGTCGGTGGGATCGCGCTGGGAAACCTCCGCGGGGTCCGCGAATCCGGCCGGATGTTCGCCGCCCCGACCTACGTCTTCGTCATCAGCATTCTGGGCATGGTCGGCTACGGTCTCGTCGCCGCCATCTTCGATTGGCTTCCCGAGGCGCCCTACGAGCCCCATCCCCCCGGGCTCGAAGGCGTCGGGCTGTTCCTGTTCCTGAGAGCGTACGCCGCCGGCTGCACCGCGCTGACGGGCGTCGAGGCGGTCTCCAACGGCGTGCCGGCCCTGAAGCCCCCCGAAGGACGAAACGCACAGACCGTCATGACCTGGCTCGGCGTGATCTCGATCACGATGTTCCTGGGAATCACCTATCTGGCCTACGACTTCGGGATCATCCCGGGCGGCGACGAGACCGTGGTGTCGAAGATCGCCCGCCGGGTGTTCGGCACTGGGGTGCCGTATTACGCGGTCCAAGCGGCGACCATGCTGATCCTGCTCCTGGCCGCCAACACGTCCTACGCGGACTTCCCACGCCTCTCGTCGATCCTCGCGCGCGACCGCTTCGTGCCCAGGCAGTTCGCGAACCAGGGCGACCGGCTCGTCTTCTCGAACGGCATCCTGATCCTGAGCGGGTTCGCCATCCTCTTGATCGCGGTCTTCGGGGGCGATACCCACGCCCTGCTGCCCCTCTACGCGATCGGCGTGTTCATCTCCTTCACGCTCTCGCAGGGCGGTATGGTGCGCCGCTGGCTGCGGCTCCGGGAGAAGGGCTGGCGCTGGCGCGTGTGGGTCAACGGGGTGGGGGCGGTCGTGACCGGGATCGTGCTGCTCACGCTCGCCGTCACGAAGTTCGGCGAAGGCGCCTGGATCGTCATCGTCGTCATCCCCATTCTGGTCGTCATCTTCCTGGTGATGCACCGGCACTACGAAGAGGTGGCCAGGGAGCTTTCGCTCGAAGGGCTGGAGGGCCCACCGCAGTTCCAGCATACGGTGCTCGTGCTCATCGGCGACGTCCACCGGGGCGTCGTGCGCGCGGTGCAATACGCCAGGACGCTGGCTCCCACCGCCGCCGTGCGGGCGGTCTACGTGGAGACCGACCCCGCGCGCACCGCCAGGCTCGAAGAGAAGTGGAGCAAGTGGGGACTCGGCGTTCCCCTGGTCGTCCTGGCGTCGCCCTACCGGTCGATTTTGCGCCCGCTGCTGGACTACGTGGACCAGATCCAATCGCGGGGCGACGATCAAATGGTCACGATCGTGCTGCCGGAGTTTCTGCCGCGGAAATGGTGGCAGCACCTGCTGCACAACCAGACCGCCCTGCTCGTCAAGGGCGCGCTCCTGTTTCGGAAGAACACCGTGGTCGCCGACGTGCCGTACCTGCTCAGGCACTGA